DNA sequence from the Streptomyces sp. HUAS 15-9 genome:
TCGCGCTCGCCTCGGACCCGACATCCGCGTTCGGCGCGAATCTGCTGGGCGCGCTGACCGGGGGCGCACTCGAGTATCTGGCCCTGGTGACGGGCTATCAGGCGCTGCTGCTGGTCGTCGCCCTGCTGTACCTGGGCGCGTTCATCGCCATGCGGTTCGCCGGTCCCGGGCCGGACGCGCAGTCGCCGTCGGTGGCGGACGAGACGGTGGCACTCAACAGCCGGTAGAGCTCGCCTGCGAGGTACGTGCCTCGCAGGCGCGGACCCGGGGCATCGGGCACGCCGGACCTCATGGGCTGTCTGGCGCATCCAGTTGGGTGGCCATGAGGCGGACGATTTCCTTCTGGTGCTGGGCCAGGAAGAAGTGGCCGCCGGGAAAGACCTTCAACGTGAACGGACCGTCGGTGTGCTCGGACCAGGCGGCAGCCTCCTCCACGCTCACCTTCGGGTCGTCGTCGCCGACGAGGCAGGTCACGGGGCAGCGCAGGGGTGGGCCGGGTTGCCAGGTGTAGGTTTCGGCCGCGCGGTAGTCCGCCCGGACGGCCGGGAGGATCATGCGCAGGACTTCCTCGTCGCCCAGGAGTTGGGGGTTGGTGCCGCTGAGGCCGCGCATCTCGGCGACGAGGCCGTCGTCGTCGCGCAGGTGGACGGTCTCGGCGCGGTGCGTGGACGGGGCGCGGCGGCCGGAGGCGATGAGCGTGGCGGGCATGATGCCCCGCTCCTGCTCCAGCCGTCGGGCGACCTCGTAGGCGAGGGAGGCGCCCATGCTGTGCCCGAACAGGGCGATGGGCCTGTCGGTCCAGGGCTGGAGGGCCTCGTAGACCTTGTCTGCAAGTGCCGGTACGGAGTCCAGGAGCGGTTCGGTACGGCGGTCCTGGCGGCCGGGGTACTGCACGCACAGCACATCGACGCTGTCGGGCATGGACCGGGACACGGGGAAGTAGAAGCTGGCGGAGCCGCCCGCGTGGGGCAGGCAGACCAGCCGGACGCGGCTGTCGGGGCGCGGGTGGAACCTGCGGATCCAGGCGCCGTTGTCCTCGGTGAGCGGGGAGTTCACGGAATCGTTCCTTTTCGGTTCGGGTCGGACCACCCACCGTGGCGGGGCGTTCGCCGGGTGGAGAGGGGGCGGAGCGCGGGCGGGCCCCGCCCACCGCTCGTCAGGAATCGGCGACGTCCTCCTTGATGATGCGCTCGACGTTCCGCTCCGCCAGCGCCGTGATGGTGACGAACGGGTTGACGCCGATGCTGCCGGGGATGAGTGAGCCGTCGGTCACGTAGAGGTTCTTGTATCCGGCGACGCGGCCGTAGTTGTCGGTGGCCTTGCCGAGGACGCAGCCGCCGAGCGGGTGGTAGCAGAAGTCGTCGGCGAAGGCCTTGATCTGCTTGCCGAAGAGGTCGTATCGGTAGATGGTGGCGTTGACCTTGTTGATGCGGTCGAACAGCGACTTGGCGGCTGCGACCGCGGGCGCGTTCTGGTCGCGGGTCCAGCGCAGGTCCGCCCGGTCCTTGGCGGAGTCGTAGACGAAGGTGCCCCGCTCCGGATTCTTGGTGATGGCCAGGTAGAGGCTGACCCACGTCTCGACACCCGCCGGCAGGGGGGCGATCTCGGCGAAGACGGGGGCGTCCGGGTTGTCCCAGTCGTCGATGCCGAGGGCGGGGATCGACGACTGCTTGGTGCCCGTGGGGTTCCACATGTGGTTGGCGCGGGCAGTCATGATGTTGCCGTTGGGTCCCCAGCCTCCGCCGAGCTCGGAGCTGAGGTTCGGGAGAGTTCCGGTCTCCCGGGCACGCAGCAGCAGTTCGGTCGAACCGAGGCTGCCGGCGCCGAGGAAGAGGTGGCGGCAGGAGACCTCCTTGGTCGCGAGCAGTTTGCCGTCGGTGTCCCGCTGCTCGACGGTCAGCAGGTACGTGCCGTCGTTCTGCTGACGGATCGTCTTGACCTGGTGCAGGGTCTCGACGGTGACCTTGCCGGTGCCCAGGGCGGCCGCCAGGTAGCTCTTGTCGAGTGAGACCTTGCCGTGGTTGTTGCCGTAGATGACCTCGCCGGCCAGCGCGGACTTGGGCACCGCGCCGTCCGCCTCACGGCGCATGTGGTCCCAGTCGTACACGTTGGGTACGAAGGTGGTGCTCAGCCCCGCATTCGAGGCCTGCTGGCGCGAGACACGCGCGAACGTGTACCACTCGCTCTGTTCGAACCAGCTCTTGTCGATGTTGTTGACCCGGAGGGTGGAGTTGGCGCGCGGGAAGTACTTGGCGTACATCTCGTCGGCGTCGACCTGGGGCAGCACCTCCTCGAAGTACGAGCGCCGGGGCGTGACCGCCATGCCGCCGTTGACGAGCGAACCGCCGCCGACACCGCGTCCCACGTACACGGACATCTGGTCGAAGTTGACCCGGTCCAGTACACCCGCGTAGGGCTCGATGTCCCGGTTGGTGAGGTCGAGCCACAGGAAGGAGCCGAGCGGGGCCTCGGTGCGGGACTTGAACCAGCTGGAGCGCTTGTCGGGCTTGAGCATCCCGCAGAACACGTTGCCGTCCGGACCGGGCTGGTTCCACAGTTGCCCCATCTCCAGCATCAGGGTGGGGACCCCTGCCTCGCCGAGACGCAGGGCGGAGACGGCCGCGCCGTAACCGGTGCCGACCACGACGGCGGGGACGAACGTGCCGCCGGAACCGCTGGTCGCGGTGGCAGCGGCCGCCCGGGGGGCGGCGGTGATCGTGGTCTGCCCCGCGAGTGCGGCGGCACCCAAGGCCGCCACGCCGAGCATGCGGCGGCGCGACAGAGGCTGGTGTGCAATCACGCTGTGGCTCCTGAACTTGAGGAAAGGAAAGATGAATCGGAAGGCCGGCCGCAGCGGCGCGGCCGGGGGCGGAACGGACCGTGCGGAGACCGCGCGAAGGCCGTCGGCGACATCCGGATCAGGCGGGCCGGCTTTGCGGTGGCCGGGCCCGGAGGTTCGGTCACCCGAGGTGTCCGGCGTACGGAAGCCCGGGGTATCGGGGTACGGAAGAGGGCGTCACCCTGCTGCCCGCTCCCGGGCGCGGGCAGCACTCAGGCGTGCCTTCAGGCGTCCGTCGGGCCGGGCAGCGGAGGGCAGGACGCGGCCGGTTCGGACCGTCCGGCTGCCCGGAGCTTGTGGTAGGCGCTGGTGACGCGCTTCTCCACGGCGCGCGAACTCACTCGAGCCGCTCCGCCATGTGTTTGCCGGGCGCTCCGTGAGCGGCGAGTCCGGCGAGCCCGCGTCCGGCCCGGGTGAACGCCGCCACGGCCACCGGCGCGGGCCCTGCGCACACTCACTTCACGAAGTCGTCCACGACCTCGGGCGGCCAGGTGCCGACCTTGAGCACGCCCATCGAGTAGGCGCGGGAGACCAGCGCGGCGCGGTTGGGCACCTTCAGCTTCCGCAGCAGGCAGGTCACGTGGTACTCGACGCCCTGCCTGCTGAGGTAGAGGCTCGCTGCCAAGGGGACGGTGGAGACGCCGGCGGCGATGCCTTCGAGGATGCGCGCGTCCATCGCGGAGAGAATCTTCCTGCGCTTGGTCACCACACGTGTCTGCTCGGCGTCACCGGCCGTGGGCATCATGACCAGGATCGCGGTCGTGTCGGGCAGGCCACCGCGCACCGCGACCGCCGTGAGGGGAACGGTGAAGGCGGACTCCTCACCGGGCCCCACGGCAATGACGGGCGTGACGAATCGCTGGTGCTTCCCTTCAAGTAAATTGGAGAATTGACGCACCAACGGCTGCTGCACGCTCGGGTGCACCACGTCACGGAAATTGCGGCCACATATGTCTTCGGACGAGCCGTTGAACTGCCGGAAGAACTCCTGGTTCGCCTGCTGGATGGTCAGAGTTTTATCGAGGCTCGCCATGCACAGGCCCGGAGCTGCAGGTGCTGGACTCAGCAAGAGAGGGCTCCCTGTCAGGAAACTTGAGGGCGAAATCAATTCGGAGGCTGGTGAGCGACCCCGAGGGCCGTCAGCAGAGACGTCATCGGCCCTGTGACCAGCAGTATCTCCAGACGTTGAACACCGTATGTCACCGCCCTTGCGGGGTCTTGGTCGAACCGCTGACGACCCCTTGCCATCGCCGCCATCGTTTTCCGGACCACCTGTCGAAATCCTTGCCGAACACCTGCCGCTTTCTTGCCAATCGAAGAACCTCCGACTTAGAAGGCGCTTTCTCTATGTCAAGATCCACAGAAGACGGTGTGAGACCAGCCAGCGCGAAACCGTCCGTCAGCCAGCCACATCCGCGAGCACGATGGGGACCGTCATGCCCTTACCGCCGACCACAAACGTGTCACCCACAACTACCGGCCAGGCTGACCTGATACTGAACGTCCTTGGGCCAATGTCGGCGCGGCACAACGGGCACGACCTGCCACTCGGCCCGCCCCGGCGGCGAACACTGCTCGCTTTGCTGCTCATCCGCCTCGGCCGCGTGGTGCCCACCGAACTGCTCATCGAGGAACTGTGGGGTGACGCAGCGCCCCGTCACGCCGTCGCCACGCTCCAGAGCCATGTCTCTCATCTGCGCCGGGCCCTGCAGACAAAGACAGGAACCGGCCAACTTTCGGTCCTGCGCCATCGGACGCCCGGTTACGTCCTCGATCTCGACCCCGAACAGGTCGATGCCTGCCGCTTCGAGCATCTGGTCACCGGCGGGCGGCGGCTGCTGGAACAGCGCGATCCGAGCACCGCGCAGTCCCGGCTCACCGAGGCCCTGGGACTGTGGCGCGGATCGCCGTACACGGAGTTCGACAGCCATCCGCCGCTCAGCGACGAGCGCACCAGACTCGAACAGATCCGGCTCACCGCCGTGGAGGCCTACGCGGAGGCGCGGCTGACTCTCGGCGCGGCCGAAGAGGTCGCCGCCGATCTGGACGGGGAGGCCCGCCGTCATCCCACGCGCGAGCGGCTGGTCGGCCACCTCATGACGGCACTGTCCCGGCTCGGACGGCAGGCCGAGGCGCTCGAGCTGTACGAGCGGACACGTAGTCATCTGATCGAGGAGTTCGGCGTGGAGACCGCAGCCGAACTACGCCGGGTCAGAAACGCGATCCTGCGCCAGGAGCCGGGCGCGAGCGCCCCCTCGAAGGAGCTGTCTCCCGCACCGCACGAGTCCACCGGAACGTCACATGTCCCGCTCGAGGGGAACGAGATCGGTGACGACGGAGTACAGAACTCCGAGGGCTTCGAGGGCTCCTGGGACGGTAGGGCGGCCGTCACGCCCCGGGGACAGGGCCGGGCCGTGGCGACCGACGACGCCGACGGGACGGACGACTCCGGCCCGGCCGTCGAACGCGAGGGGACCACGGGGACCGGCGCGCGACCGCAGGCGCGAACCGATGTGCCGCCGGGTGCGCGGGCGGCTGCCGCCGGCACGCAAGCCGCGACTGCCCAGTGGCGGCCCGTACCCGGGCCGGAGCACGAGCCGGCAGCCGCCTCGGAAGCCGGCGCATCCCCGGAGTCCGAGTCGGGGTGGACGGCTGCCCCTTCACCGTTCACCGGCCGCAGCCAGGAGCTCGACCGTCTGACGACCGCCGCCGCGAGCGCGGTCGTGGGCCACGGCCATGTGGCCGGCGTCCTCGGCCCCCCAGGAGTCGGAAAGACCCGTCTGCTGCTGGAACTCGCGGCACGTCTGGAGAGCATGGACGCGCACGAGAAGGGCTTCGGGTTGGAGGTGGTCTGGAGCCACTGCTTCCCCGGCGAAGGCGTCCCCGCCTACTGGCTGTGGACCCAGATCCTGCGGCGGCTGTCCGCCACCCGGCCGGAGGCCTTCCGTGAGGCGACCGAACCGTACGGCGCCCTGCTCGCCCCACTGATGCCCGAGCGGTCGGCGGCCCGGACCGGAGGTCCCAAATGGGCCTCCGACTGGAGCCAGGCCCGCTTCCTCGCCCACGACGCCGTCTGTGAGGTGCTACTCGCCCTCGCCGGGAAACAGGCGCTCGTACTGCTCCTCGAAGATCTGCAATGGGCGGACACCGCCTCCCTCGACCTGCTCAGGCTACTGAGCACCCGCTGCCAGGGTCATCCGCTCGGCATCGTGCTCACGGCCCGGGAGTTCGAGGCCGAGTCGGACGCAACGCTGCGCCGGATGGTCTCCGACGTGCTGCGCGGCCCCAGGACCGAGACACTGCGGCTCCGCGGGCTCTCCCCGCAGGCCGTCGGCGCTCTCGTCGAGGCACATGCGGGGCCCGGAGTGGACCCGAAGGTCGTCGAGGTGCTGCACCGGCGCAGCGAGGGCAACCCGTACTTCGTGATGCAGCTCCTCTCCCTCGTGGGCGATGCGCGTAAGCTCCATCGCCCGGATGCGGTCGACGCGCTCCTGGCTCACATTCCCACCGGCGTACGCGAGGCGCTGCACCAGCGGTTCGCCGCGCTGTCCGAGCCGGTCCTGCGGGTGCTTCGGCTGTGCGCCGTCATCGGCGCCGAGGTGGACACCGACCTGTTGCAGCGGACGGCCACGCGCGACGAACCGGTCGTCGCGGGTCTTGAGTCGGCCATCCATGCCGGCCTGCTCGAGGAGGACCCCCACCATCCGGGACGGCTGCACTTCGCCCACGCCCTGGTCCAGGAGACGCTCGTCGCCGAGCTCCCCCGTGAGGACCGCCACCGCCTGCACGCCAGAGTCGCCGACGCGCTGTGCGCGCGCAGGCGCGGGCAGGTGGGGAACGAGGAGATCGAGCGGGTGGCACATCACAGCTGGCACGCCAAGAGTGCGCTGTCCCCCGCCGAGGTGCTGCCTCGGCTGCTGCTCGCCGCGGAACACGCCGAGGAGTGCATGGCGTACGAGCAGGTGGAGATCTGGCTGCGCCGCGCGGTGCACCTGGTCGGCTTCCTGCCTCCGGACGATTCCGCCACGGTGAGTCTGGAACAGAAGCTGCACATCCAACTCGGCCAGGTGCTCGCCACCACGCGCGGCTACGGCCACCCCGAGGCCGAGACGGCACTGACGCGCGGTCGGGCCCTCAGCACGGCCACTCATGCCCCCGAGGACCCGTCGGTGCTCTGGGCGCTGTGCACGGCACACCTGGTCACCGGCCGCTACGACGCCTCGCGGCAGTTCTCCGGCCTGCTGCGGGAGATCTCGCGGCAGACCCGGGAGCCCGTGGCGGCGCTCGGTGCGGCGTACGGCGAAGGCATCGTGCTGCATGTGCGCGGAATGCTCCCGCAGGCGCTCGCCGAGCTGGAGCGCGGCGTCGGCATGGCGGACCGTTTCGCCGACGAGGGTCACGCGCTGGCGCGTACCTTCCAGCACGACCCACGCGTCTCCTGCCGCTCCTACGACACCTTCACCCACTGGCTCCTTGGACACCAGCAGGCCGCCGACGCGCGCCGGCGTGAGCTGTTGAGCCTCACCGGGTACGAGAGCAGGCCGTCCGACCGCTCGTTCGCGCTGTACGTGGACGGGGTCGTGGCGGCGTGGGAGGGTGACGCCCGTACCGCACTGGCCTCGAGCGACGAGGGCGTCCGGGTCGCGGGCGAACACGGACTTCTCTACTGGAAGGCCATGCTGGGCGTCGTCAAAGGGTGGGGCCTGGCGCACGCGGGAGAGCACGACGCCGGCCTCGCCCTCATGTACGGCTCGCTGGCCGAACTGGGCCAGTCCAGAACGTACTTGCGCCACCCGCTCCACCTGGGCCTGTTGGGCCAGGCGCAGCATCACACCGGGCGGATCGAGGAGGCGAGGACGACCTTCCGGATGCTGCTGGCCGCCGTCGAACAACGCCGCGAGCGCGTGTACCTCCACCCGGCACTCCCCGCGACCCCGCTGCTCCACGAACTGCTGGGCCACGGTACCGACGACGAACTCACGGGCCGGGGGCCGGGAAGGGACGGGCCCGACTGAGGCCGATGAGCTCGGTGCCCCCTGCTCCGCCTCGTCGCTCGCCTCATCCGGTTCCCGCTGCCGGGATGCACCGCTGCGGGATTCCGGCACGCGGTGGCCCTGCCGTCCGGCTCCCGGGGAGCCACCGCGGTCGCCGACCGAAGCCTCACGGCCGATGCCGCTCAGTCCTCGTGGATCGCGATCGCCTGTACCGGACAGGCCATGGGGACGTCGTGCACACGGGGGTCCCCCGCCCCGTCCTCATGTCCCGGGACCAGGGCGACCACCGCGTCGTCGTCCTGCGTGAAGACGCCGGGTGCGGTCATGACGCACTGGCCGGAGCCGATGCACCGGTCACGGTCGATGGTGATGCGCACGGCGTGGCCCTCCTCCGTTCCTTCCCGTCCCTCCGTCCGGGCGGTCACCAGGTGACGGGGAGTTCGATCGGGCCCTGGGCGTCGTGACCGGCCTTGATGGGCACCTCGTCCAGGGGTACGGCCAGCCGCAGGCCCGGGATGCGGGCGAAGAGCGTGCCAAGGGCGATCTCGAGCTCGGCGCGGGCGAGATTCTGCCCCAGGCACTGATGGATGCCGTGGCCGAAGCCGACGTGGTGACGTGCGTTGCGCCGGGCGTCGAAAACGTCGGGGTTCTCGTACGCCTTGGCGTCGCGGTTCATCAGCGTGATGGAGACCAGCACCGCGTCCCCGGCCTTGATGGTCTCGCCGCCGACCTCGATGTCCTCCTTGGCCATCCGGACCATGTAGTCGGAGACGGAGGTGAACCGCAGCAGTTCCTCGACCACTCCCAAGAGCGCACCGGGGTCGCGCAGCAGCACGTCGATCTGCTCGGGGTGCTGCATGAGCGTGAGGGCGCCGAGGGCGATCGCGTTGACGGTGGTCTCGTGGCCGGCCACCAGCAGGACGAACGCGATCATGACCACCTCGTTGTGGTCCAGCTCGCCCTCCTCCAACTGGCGTGCGATCAGCTCGTCCAGCAGGCCGTCCTCGGGCTCGGCCTGCTTCTTCTGCACCAGGCCGTGCAGATACGTGTACAGCTTCCCGAAGGCCGCGTCGGCGTCCGCCGACGTCGCGGCGCCCACGAAGTCGCGCGAGCACTCCTCGAAGAAGTCGTGGTCGCCGTACGGGACACCGAGGAGCTCACAGATCGCCATCGAGGGCACCGGCAGGGCGTAGGCCGACACCAGGTCCGCGCCCGGCCCCTTCGCCAGCATGTCGTCCAGGAGCCGGTCGACGAGGCTCTGCAGCCTGGGACGGATGGCGTTCATGCGCTTGACGCCGAAGCTGGGGATCAGCATGCGCCGCTGCCGGGCGTGCAGGGGGTCGTCGACGCCGATCAGCGGGAAGGCGAGCCCGCCGCGGTCCTCGGTGCGCTGGACGACGACGGGGAAGTCCGGGTGGCCCCAGTCGGAGGACAGCCGGGGATCGACGAGCAGCGCCCGTCCCTCGGCATGCCCGGTGATCAGCCATGCCGGTCGGCCGTCGAACAGCGTGACCCGCGTCAGCGGGCTCTCGCCCCGCCACTGGGCGTACTCCTTCGGCGGCTGGTACGGGCAGGTCCGGTCCTGGGGGAAGGACGGAGCCGACGCCCCGGTGAAGCGGATTTCGGTCTCGGTCATGTCGTGCCTTTCGAACAACCGGCAAGTGCGGTCGTCCATCGAAATGTGAAGGGCTACGGGAATCAGGTTTCAGTCCGTCAGCAGGGCGCCTGGGGCAGTCCGGTCACAGCACCCGGTCGTCCGGCCCCGGACCCTCGGTCACCGGCCGGAAGGGGTGATCAGCGCACGCGGTCCGCGGGCGCTGATCACCTGTGCCAGTGGGCCGTGGTGCGGAGGTCACCAGGTGACGGGCAGCTCGTGCACGCCGTAGAAGACCATGTCGGTGCGGAAGCGGAGCTCCTCGACGGGCTTGGCCAGGCGCAGGGTCGGAAAGCGACGGAACAGGGTCTCGAAGACGATCTGCAGCTCGATCCGGGCGAGTTGCTGGCCGATGCACTGGTGTGCGCCGAAACCGAAGGCCAGATGCGGGGCGGGGCGGCGCGTGATGTCGAAGCGCTCGGGCTCCTCCACGAAGGCGGGGTCGAAGTCGGCGGCGAGGACATGCGCGACGACCTGCTCGCCCTCGGTGATGCGCACGCCACCGAGCTCCACGTCCCGGGTGGCGACGCGCTCGCCGCCGAACTGGCCGATGGTCAGGTAGCGCAGCAGCTCCTCGACCGCATTGCCGATCAACGACGGGTCCTCGCGAAGCAGGGCCAGCTGGTCGGGGCGGTCGAGGAGCAGCACCGCGCCGAGGCCGATCATGCAGGCGGTGGTGTCGTGGGCCGCGATCAGCAGGGTGCCGGCCGCGTTCATGAGGAACATGTCGTCGACCACGCCATCGGGGTCCTCGGTGGTGATCAGCGCCGAGATCAGGTCGTCGCCGGGATCGGCCCGGCGCTCCTGGACGAGCTGGTAGAGCAGCCCGCCCAGGCGCATGCCGGCGGCCTCGGTGGCGGCGGCGTCCTGGTCGACCCGCATCATCGCCTCGGCAATGTCCTGGAACTCCGCGCGGCGCTCGACCGGGACGCCGAACAGGTCGGAAATGACCATGGACGGCACCGGGTTGGCGAAGGTCTTCACCAGGTCGACCGGGCCGCCCCGCGCCTCGATGGCATCGAGGTGCTCGTCGACGATGCGCTGGATGTTCGGCCTGAGCGCCTGCATGCGCCGGACGGTGAACTCCTTGGCGAGCAGCTTGCGGTCCGAGGTGTGCTCCGGCTCGTCCTGCCACAGCAGGCTGCCGCGGCCGGGCTTCTGGGTGACGACGCCGTCCTGGGTGTGCAGGGCATAGGGCACCTGGACGCTGAACGAGGGGTCGCGCAGCAGGGCGCGCACCTCCTCGTAGCCGGTCGCCAGCCATGCCTCGTGGCCGCTGGTGAAGGTGGCGCGGGTCACCGGGGCGGCCGCCCGGATGTCGGCGAGGCCGTCCGGCGGGAGGAACGGGCAGCTGCGGGCCTTGGGGACGGCGGGCGCGTCGGCGGTGGGCTCGGACATGGTTCTCCTTGCGCTTGTGGGAGGTGGCGGGGTTCGTGCGCCGGGGACGGTCAGGCGGCGGCGAGTTCGAGCGCGGTCTCGCCGCGCCGGGCCGCGTTCACGAGGACGGCCATGTTCCCGGAGGGGTGCACGTTGTCGTACATCATCTGGTGCATGCGCCCGATGTCCTGGAAGCCGTCGCAGACGGACAGACAGGGGTCGAGCATGCCGGCGCCGACGAGGGTGATGACCTCGCGGCACTGGCGTGTGTCGGCGTAGTGCGAGCCCTGGAGGCGCTTGGAGCGCATCCACAGGTGGCGCAGGTCGACGTCTCCGTTGTAGCCGGAGGTGCCACCGCAGATCACCACCATGCCGGCGTTGTCGCACAGGTACATCGAGGTCGGAAGGGTGTCCTGGCCGCTGTGCTCCAGCACGATCCGCGGGGACCTGCGCTCACCGAGGATCTCCCAGATCTTCTTTCCGACCCCGCGAGCGCCGCGCAGGAACCGCGTCGACGCCTCGGCGTCCCCGACATCGGGCAGCCGGCCCCAATGGTCGAAGTCACGGCGGTTGATGGTGCCCTGCGCCCCGAGGCGGCGGCAGTACTCGGCACGGTCCTCGCTGGAGACCACGGCGATCGGGATGCCGCCGGCCAGCCTGACGAGCTGGATGGCCATCGAGCCGAGGCCGCCCGCACCGCCCCAGATCAGGACGGGGTCGCCGGGGCGGACCGTGTTGCCCTGCCAGCCGAACAGCTGCCGGTAGGCGGTGGGCCCGGTGAGCAGGAAGGCCGCCGACTCCTCCCACGACAGATGGGCGGGCTTGGGGTGGCACTGGTACTCGTCGACGCGGCAGAACTGGGCGAAGGAGCCGTAGTTGGTCTCGTACCCCCAGGCCTTGATGCTCTCCGAGACCAGAGGGTCCGTGCCCATCC
Encoded proteins:
- a CDS encoding thioesterase II family protein, giving the protein MNSPLTEDNGAWIRRFHPRPDSRVRLVCLPHAGGSASFYFPVSRSMPDSVDVLCVQYPGRQDRRTEPLLDSVPALADKVYEALQPWTDRPIALFGHSMGASLAYEVARRLEQERGIMPATLIASGRRAPSTHRAETVHLRDDDGLVAEMRGLSGTNPQLLGDEEVLRMILPAVRADYRAAETYTWQPGPPLRCPVTCLVGDDDPKVSVEEAAAWSEHTDGPFTLKVFPGGHFFLAQHQKEIVRLMATQLDAPDSP
- a CDS encoding GMC oxidoreductase, with amino-acid sequence MLGVAALGAAALAGQTTITAAPRAAAATATSGSGGTFVPAVVVGTGYGAAVSALRLGEAGVPTLMLEMGQLWNQPGPDGNVFCGMLKPDKRSSWFKSRTEAPLGSFLWLDLTNRDIEPYAGVLDRVNFDQMSVYVGRGVGGGSLVNGGMAVTPRRSYFEEVLPQVDADEMYAKYFPRANSTLRVNNIDKSWFEQSEWYTFARVSRQQASNAGLSTTFVPNVYDWDHMRREADGAVPKSALAGEVIYGNNHGKVSLDKSYLAAALGTGKVTVETLHQVKTIRQQNDGTYLLTVEQRDTDGKLLATKEVSCRHLFLGAGSLGSTELLLRARETGTLPNLSSELGGGWGPNGNIMTARANHMWNPTGTKQSSIPALGIDDWDNPDAPVFAEIAPLPAGVETWVSLYLAITKNPERGTFVYDSAKDRADLRWTRDQNAPAVAAAKSLFDRINKVNATIYRYDLFGKQIKAFADDFCYHPLGGCVLGKATDNYGRVAGYKNLYVTDGSLIPGSIGVNPFVTITALAERNVERIIKEDVADS
- a CDS encoding LuxR C-terminal-related transcriptional regulator, which codes for MASLDKTLTIQQANQEFFRQFNGSSEDICGRNFRDVVHPSVQQPLVRQFSNLLEGKHQRFVTPVIAVGPGEESAFTVPLTAVAVRGGLPDTTAILVMMPTAGDAEQTRVVTKRRKILSAMDARILEGIAAGVSTVPLAASLYLSRQGVEYHVTCLLRKLKVPNRAALVSRAYSMGVLKVGTWPPEVVDDFVK
- a CDS encoding BTAD domain-containing putative transcriptional regulator, which translates into the protein MSARHNGHDLPLGPPRRRTLLALLLIRLGRVVPTELLIEELWGDAAPRHAVATLQSHVSHLRRALQTKTGTGQLSVLRHRTPGYVLDLDPEQVDACRFEHLVTGGRRLLEQRDPSTAQSRLTEALGLWRGSPYTEFDSHPPLSDERTRLEQIRLTAVEAYAEARLTLGAAEEVAADLDGEARRHPTRERLVGHLMTALSRLGRQAEALELYERTRSHLIEEFGVETAAELRRVRNAILRQEPGASAPSKELSPAPHESTGTSHVPLEGNEIGDDGVQNSEGFEGSWDGRAAVTPRGQGRAVATDDADGTDDSGPAVEREGTTGTGARPQARTDVPPGARAAAAGTQAATAQWRPVPGPEHEPAAASEAGASPESESGWTAAPSPFTGRSQELDRLTTAAASAVVGHGHVAGVLGPPGVGKTRLLLELAARLESMDAHEKGFGLEVVWSHCFPGEGVPAYWLWTQILRRLSATRPEAFREATEPYGALLAPLMPERSAARTGGPKWASDWSQARFLAHDAVCEVLLALAGKQALVLLLEDLQWADTASLDLLRLLSTRCQGHPLGIVLTAREFEAESDATLRRMVSDVLRGPRTETLRLRGLSPQAVGALVEAHAGPGVDPKVVEVLHRRSEGNPYFVMQLLSLVGDARKLHRPDAVDALLAHIPTGVREALHQRFAALSEPVLRVLRLCAVIGAEVDTDLLQRTATRDEPVVAGLESAIHAGLLEEDPHHPGRLHFAHALVQETLVAELPREDRHRLHARVADALCARRRGQVGNEEIERVAHHSWHAKSALSPAEVLPRLLLAAEHAEECMAYEQVEIWLRRAVHLVGFLPPDDSATVSLEQKLHIQLGQVLATTRGYGHPEAETALTRGRALSTATHAPEDPSVLWALCTAHLVTGRYDASRQFSGLLREISRQTREPVAALGAAYGEGIVLHVRGMLPQALAELERGVGMADRFADEGHALARTFQHDPRVSCRSYDTFTHWLLGHQQAADARRRELLSLTGYESRPSDRSFALYVDGVVAAWEGDARTALASSDEGVRVAGEHGLLYWKAMLGVVKGWGLAHAGEHDAGLALMYGSLAELGQSRTYLRHPLHLGLLGQAQHHTGRIEEARTTFRMLLAAVEQRRERVYLHPALPATPLLHELLGHGTDDELTGRGPGRDGPD
- a CDS encoding ferredoxin; this translates as MRITIDRDRCIGSGQCVMTAPGVFTQDDDAVVALVPGHEDGAGDPRVHDVPMACPVQAIAIHED
- a CDS encoding cytochrome P450; protein product: MTETEIRFTGASAPSFPQDRTCPYQPPKEYAQWRGESPLTRVTLFDGRPAWLITGHAEGRALLVDPRLSSDWGHPDFPVVVQRTEDRGGLAFPLIGVDDPLHARQRRMLIPSFGVKRMNAIRPRLQSLVDRLLDDMLAKGPGADLVSAYALPVPSMAICELLGVPYGDHDFFEECSRDFVGAATSADADAAFGKLYTYLHGLVQKKQAEPEDGLLDELIARQLEEGELDHNEVVMIAFVLLVAGHETTVNAIALGALTLMQHPEQIDVLLRDPGALLGVVEELLRFTSVSDYMVRMAKEDIEVGGETIKAGDAVLVSITLMNRDAKAYENPDVFDARRNARHHVGFGHGIHQCLGQNLARAELEIALGTLFARIPGLRLAVPLDEVPIKAGHDAQGPIELPVTW
- a CDS encoding cytochrome P450: MSEPTADAPAVPKARSCPFLPPDGLADIRAAAPVTRATFTSGHEAWLATGYEEVRALLRDPSFSVQVPYALHTQDGVVTQKPGRGSLLWQDEPEHTSDRKLLAKEFTVRRMQALRPNIQRIVDEHLDAIEARGGPVDLVKTFANPVPSMVISDLFGVPVERRAEFQDIAEAMMRVDQDAAATEAAGMRLGGLLYQLVQERRADPGDDLISALITTEDPDGVVDDMFLMNAAGTLLIAAHDTTACMIGLGAVLLLDRPDQLALLREDPSLIGNAVEELLRYLTIGQFGGERVATRDVELGGVRITEGEQVVAHVLAADFDPAFVEEPERFDITRRPAPHLAFGFGAHQCIGQQLARIELQIVFETLFRRFPTLRLAKPVEELRFRTDMVFYGVHELPVTW
- the ccrA gene encoding crotonyl-CoA carboxylase/reductase, whose protein sequence is MTKALYEIAETPPLGEVPRQMYASVIRQNRFGEPKQAFRTEVVDTPEVGRGQVLVYVMAAGINYNNVWSSLGEPVDVIGMRQRQGQSEDFHIGGSEASGVVWAVGEGVRNVKVGEHVLLTSGQWDETAEDIRMGTDPLVSESIKAWGYETNYGSFAQFCRVDEYQCHPKPAHLSWEESAAFLLTGPTAYRQLFGWQGNTVRPGDPVLIWGGAGGLGSMAIQLVRLAGGIPIAVVSSEDRAEYCRRLGAQGTINRRDFDHWGRLPDVGDAEASTRFLRGARGVGKKIWEILGERRSPRIVLEHSGQDTLPTSMYLCDNAGMVVICGGTSGYNGDVDLRHLWMRSKRLQGSHYADTRQCREVITLVGAGMLDPCLSVCDGFQDIGRMHQMMYDNVHPSGNMAVLVNAARRGETALELAAA